A portion of the Leptidea sinapis chromosome 13, ilLepSina1.1, whole genome shotgun sequence genome contains these proteins:
- the LOC126967675 gene encoding coiled-coil-helix-coiled-coil-helix domain-containing protein 7 — translation MHVAKNTEAQRNNPCLKEQEQSYYCLNKNGYDQEKCELYFDNYNTCKKFWGKVARDRKIKGITPYLPDVADREQVKKEYLKHYLKVSQQ, via the exons ATGCATGTTGCCAAGAACACTGAAGCACAACGCAATAACCCATGCCTGAAG GAACAAGAGCAGTCTTACTATTGCCTAAATAAAAATGGCTACGATCAGGAAAAATGCGAGCTTTATTTTGATAACTACAACACTTGTAAAAAGTTTTGG GGTAAAGTAGCAAGGGATCGGAAGATAAAGGGTATAACCCCATATCTTCCCGATGTAGCAGACAGGGAACAAGTAAAAAAGGAATATTTGAAACATTACCTCAAAGTAAGCCAACAATAA